A region of the Chlamydiota bacterium genome:
TTTGAAGATGTGCCCGTCTGGAAAGAAGGAGTGAAATTAACAACCGCAATATTTCAATTGACCGAAGACAAGCGTTTTCGGTTTAAGGGTGATATTGCAAATCAAATTCAACGTGCGTCCCTGTCCATCCCTAATAACATCGCGGAAGGCTTTGAGCGTGGGACGACTCAAGAATTAATTACTTTTCTTTACTATGCACGCGGCTCAGCTGGAGAGGTGCGGTCCATTCTAGCGGTCATGGAACAAATGCGTGTGTTTGACGATTTGAAATTTCAAATTTCAAATTTGAAATTGTTGGTAGAAAGCATTTCACGCCAAGTAAGAGGTTGGACAAACACGTTACAGAACACAAAAATTCAGGGCCAGAGACATCTGAATGACAATACAAAAAAGGCCTTTGAAAGAGAGAAAAATCGTAAAGAATTCGAAGCAACACTAAAAAAATATTGGCAACCGTCCTAGAGGACATGAAAATAGAATTGAAACCTATCTTTTCCCCTCAAGCGTCAAGCTCCCCAATTTATTTTTAGGGGGTAAGTAGCACCAGTTCAATTTAGTTGCTTCTCTTTTCTTATGATCAATATCATGAACGGCAGGAGAAACTCCTAAAACAAGACCTCTATGAGGTCTGATTCCTAAAAATTTCCATGAAATCGCAGCCTCAACCTGATATCCCTTTTGACCTTCTCCCAATGAAGTAACGGTGTAAGAAACCTCATCAGGTCTTGCAGCACGGTTCTGAAACCAAATCCAAGCTTTTGGAAAATGACCTTTAAAAACAGGTGAAAAACCAATCTGAAAATCTTTAGGGTTTCCCCAATTTAAACCATCATTTTCAGCATCAATAAAAAGTTCAATACAATCCCCCTTAAAAATATGATCATTCACTTCATCATTAATCACTTCATCATCCACAACCGTCATCGCAAAATAAAGAAAGTTTTCATCCCATTGGAAATAAGCTTTTGGGTCAAGATCTTCGGCACTTTCAACTGCCCCAAATTCAAGGGTTCTTTGAAGAGGGAAAGTCAATGCCTCGACATCCTTCCAATCGCGTAGTTTTCCATCTACAACCACACGCGTCCTGACATGTCGCACCTCTTCCTGAATCCATTCAGGCTCTACAAATGGCTTCACAACTGGATTTAAAAGTCCAAGATCCAGCAAAATAATAGCGCCTTCCCCTCCTGAAAAATCTCTTTTTTGATAAACATCCTTCAGCTGACCATTTAATATTTCATGATAATCTTTGATTAAAGATAATCCTTTTTGGACCCTAGGATCTTTCTCGAACAAATTCCAAATCAGACCCTTTTCTAAAAAATTGCATAAACTTAAAAAAATCATTTCCTGATCAATCACGAGATACCGCTGCACAACCTTACCCGAAGAGAGATCAACTGCATCCCTAAATCCAAAATTTTTTGATCCCTCATTGGATTGATACGGTTTTCTTAGATTAAATTTTTCGAATGTCTTCAAGTTATGAATGACCTGTTCTGGATAATAGTGAATGGCAAGAACTGAAGCATAAGGAGCGACCACATCATCGATCAGCTTACCTGAGCCCAAGTATGAGCCTTGCGGCCCTGCACAAGCTGACCAACCCCAAACAGCATACTTCTTTTTAACCGCATGAATCATTTGAGCATAAGCCAAATTTGCGACAGATTTTCCCATCAACGTCGCTTTTTCATCTAAGAAAAGGCCTGTCATGGCCTCTAGAAAAAGACCTCCGGCCTTCCAGCCAGGGCCTAGATATTGAATACTATACCT
Encoded here:
- a CDS encoding four helix bundle protein is translated as MTFERFEDVPVWKEGVKLTTAIFQLTEDKRFRFKGDIANQIQRASLSIPNNIAEGFERGTTQELITFLYYARGSAGEVRSILAVMEQMRVFDDLKFQISNLKLLVESISRQVRGWTNTLQNTKIQGQRHLNDNTKKAFEREKNRKEFEATLKKYWQPS